ACAGCACCGCCGTCAGCCGATTGCAAAGACTTCGAAACCGCGCCGTCTCCGTTTTCACATCACGAAGTTCCGCCACCCAAACCTGGGCCAGCGAATGTTGGAGGATTTGCAGTGGCATCACCATCATTCAAGCAAACCCAATGCCACCACACAAGCCCACAAGCCAGCGGACCGCGAAGTTGCACTTCGCCCCAGACCCGCTCCCGAAATTTTTGACTTCCGACTTCCGACTTATTTCAACGTCGCCAGATACGCCACCAAATCCCGGATCTCCTGTTTCGTCAGCAACGCGAACATCGGTGGCATCGAGGAAATCGCCGGTGTGCGCGATGCGATGTCCGCCAACTGCACCTTCACCTCTTTCCCTTCCCCATCCAAAATCGTCACCGACTGCGCATCCTCCGCCTTCAAAATCCCTGCCAGCGACGAACCATCCTTCAACGTCACCGACGCGATCCCATAACCAGGAGCAATGACCGCGCTCGGATTGATCACGCTTTCCAGCAACTTCTCCTTCGGCAAGCGGCCCGCAATCTTGCTCAATTCTGGCCCTGCCAATCCACCGCCACCACTCACCTTGTGACAGCGCATGCACTGAGCCGCCGTGTGATTCGCAAACAAATCCTTTCCACGCACCGGGTCCCCCCCATCCAGACTCACATCAAAAGCCGCAAACATGTTGTCCGCCGGCAATCTCGCCTGCCACGCCGTCAGCTTCTCCTTCGCTGCCGGAACCGTCTCCGCTGCCGTCAGCACATCCAGCTTCAACGTTGAAGGCAACCTGCCCGCCAGCAACTCGTCCATCAGCCCCACCACCGCCATCTGCGCTCGGTCGTCCTTCATCGCCGCCAATGCCGCAACCGCCTGCTGCTGCTGCGCCGTCTTGCCCGACTTCACCACCTCACCCAACACCTTCACGGCTTTGTCCGCATCCGTCTCCGCAAGAAGAATGGCCGCCGCAATGCGCAGCTCCGCAGGTGACCCCGCCGCCGCCGATATCTCCAACCCTTCGCCCAGCGCCGCATCCTTCTCCTGCGCCAACAGCCGCAACGCCTCCGAACGTGTCGAAGCATCACGCTTCCCATCCTTCAGCAAACTCACCAGCAAACTCCCCGGCAACTTGGCTCGCAAAGCCAACGCCGCCCGCAATGCCTCGTCCGCCACCTTGCCCGTTGTTCCCAACAGCTCCAACAAATGTGGACTCAATGCTGCCAGCGCCGGTGCCACATCGCGTTTTTCCAAAGGCCGATGAAATCCCACCACCCGCTCAAAAGGCGAAGGTTCCGCCCAATGCGCCAGCAAAAACAACGCCTCCCGACGAGACGCCTCAGGAGCCTTCGCATTCGATGCCCATTCCGACAACACCTTGGCATCGCCTACCCGCATCGCCGCATTCACCGCCCGCAAAGTCAACGCCTGTCCGGCCCCGACCGTTTTCTCATTTGCAAGCACAGCAGCCAAAGCAGGCAATGCCTCCACCACATTCGCATCATAAATTGCCCGCGCCGTTTCCGTCACCACCAAATCATCCTCATCCGCCAAAAATTCACGTAACTCCGGTGCCAGCAAACGCCTCAACGCCAGCACTGCGCCCATCCTCACCGACCGGTTCTCATGCTTGCTCAGCCCCGCCAAAGCCGCCCTATCACCTACCCCCGACAACAGCATGCTCATCGCGTGGCGCAACACCACATCCTTGTCCGCATTCTTCGCCCAAACCGCCACCGCCACCTCCTGCGCCTTTCTCTTCAGAACCGCATCCTTGGAATCCGCCAACTGCTTGCCCAGCGCAATTCCCAACTCTGCAAACACCGCCGCTTCCTGCTCCAGCTCAAACCTCGCCAACAACGCTCCAGCGATCGGCTCCCCCTTCAAGTCTCCCAACGTCTTCGCCACCTGCGTCCGCAAATTCACGTCCGCGTCATCCAACATCGGCACCAAAACCTCCACCACTTCCGTCACCTGATGCCGCAACGAACCCAACCCCCACACCCCGTGCAAACGCGCCGGAACCGTCACGCCCTCCTTCGCCTGCTTCACAAAAACCGCCAGCACTTCATCCCCACCCTTCTCCGCCAACGCATACTGCACCCGCAAACGCACCCGCATGTCCGCATGATTCAAAAGCCCCGCCAGATCCACCACATCCCGTTTCGCAAACCCCTCCTCAAAAATTTCCTTTACCTCCAACACCTTCGCGTCCTTCACCAACT
This is a stretch of genomic DNA from Phragmitibacter flavus. It encodes these proteins:
- a CDS encoding DUF7133 domain-containing protein codes for the protein MFLSRITHLTVLLTVSMLMGAELGDGGGAVTKSKQNNITVPPELKAEVWAGAAMLANPVAFAFDEKGRMFLAETHRQGVGVPDNRAHAYWLEDDVKAQSVEDRVKKYEKWQHRTPLTTFTGAGEMVRMIADSNGDGVADLTTDFAGPFNEVLDGTAAGLIVKDGEVWFTCIPHVWKLSDKDGDGKAEVKDKVFTGFGVRDAFRGHDLHGLVWGPDGRLYFSMADRGYNIPMPDGSRLRDPMDDGRGAVFRCWPDGTGLEVFAKGLRNPQELAFDALGNLFTVDNNGDSGDRARLVHVVEGGDTGWCMTYQYGTPAITEGGKYGRGPWDAEGLWHLQTPEQAAWILPPVAHITDGPSGLVYYPGVTAIGDEKYADSFFICDFKGAAANSGVWNFSVERNGAGFAMKKIDKFVWNVLATDCDFAPDGRFYVSDFIDGWTGKNEGYIFAVADEKLVKDAKVLEVKEIFEEGFAKRDVVDLAGLLNHADMRVRLRVQYALAEKGGDEVLAVFVKQAKEGVTVPARLHGVWGLGSLRHQVTEVVEVLVPMLDDADVNLRTQVAKTLGDLKGEPIAGALLARFELEQEAAVFAELGIALGKQLADSKDAVLKRKAQEVAVAVWAKNADKDVVLRHAMSMLLSGVGDRAALAGLSKHENRSVRMGAVLALRRLLAPELREFLADEDDLVVTETARAIYDANVVEALPALAAVLANEKTVGAGQALTLRAVNAAMRVGDAKVLSEWASNAKAPEASRREALFLLAHWAEPSPFERVVGFHRPLEKRDVAPALAALSPHLLELLGTTGKVADEALRAALALRAKLPGSLLVSLLKDGKRDASTRSEALRLLAQEKDAALGEGLEISAAAGSPAELRIAAAILLAETDADKAVKVLGEVVKSGKTAQQQQAVAALAAMKDDRAQMAVVGLMDELLAGRLPSTLKLDVLTAAETVPAAKEKLTAWQARLPADNMFAAFDVSLDGGDPVRGKDLFANHTAAQCMRCHKVSGGGGLAGPELSKIAGRLPKEKLLESVINPSAVIAPGYGIASVTLKDGSSLAGILKAEDAQSVTILDGEGKEVKVQLADIASRTPAISSMPPMFALLTKQEIRDLVAYLATLK